One window of the Methanocaldococcus vulcanius M7 genome contains the following:
- a CDS encoding DUF4352 domain-containing protein: protein MGLKTILLLGITMIILIFTAVNLSNFLYKDLYGVENASPSITTNEPNKVVVLKVGEPITSSNIKIVVEKILRTQKIKGNMGYRKIKDNETFIVVKVKIENLRKNVSYYISNMDFFLLDDKGRKYDCEMNVLDLKHALTITTIPPKESIEGYIIYKIPKDVKVVKICYTFRNIQNIFDSCMAIWEENMSDIPYVDEISP, encoded by the coding sequence TTGGGTTTAAAAACAATACTACTTTTAGGAATCACAATGATAATACTAATATTTACTGCTGTGAATCTTTCAAATTTTTTATATAAGGATTTGTATGGAGTTGAAAATGCCAGTCCATCTATAACTACAAACGAACCGAACAAAGTGGTTGTCTTAAAAGTAGGAGAACCAATAACCTCTTCAAATATAAAAATCGTTGTAGAGAAAATACTTCGAACTCAAAAGATCAAAGGAAATATGGGTTATCGAAAAATAAAAGATAATGAGACGTTTATTGTAGTAAAAGTTAAAATAGAAAATTTAAGAAAAAACGTCTCTTATTATATATCAAATATGGATTTTTTCTTATTAGATGACAAAGGACGAAAATACGACTGTGAAATGAACGTTCTCGATTTAAAACATGCACTAACGATAACTACAATCCCTCCTAAGGAATCGATAGAGGGCTACATAATATACAAAATTCCAAAAGATGTAAAGGTTGTGAAAATATGCTACACATTCAGAAACATACAGAATATTTTTGACTCATGTATGGCAATTTGGGAAGAGAATATGTCTGATATTCCCTACGTAGATGAAATATCCCCATAA
- a CDS encoding EMC6-like membrane protein, whose product MDLEGKCCSLHTIGGIIFGYLANYVYTAGLGMFSGIATLIFLFIGAVISGHLSAKLFGESSLNQKQWLSCGVLPFFLVAIVVWILKYNNLI is encoded by the coding sequence ATGGATTTAGAAGGAAAATGCTGTTCACTTCATACAATTGGAGGAATCATTTTTGGATATTTGGCAAATTATGTATACACTGCTGGATTAGGAATGTTCAGTGGAATTGCAACATTGATATTCTTGTTCATCGGAGCAGTGATCTCTGGACACCTATCCGCCAAACTTTTTGGAGAGAGTAGTTTAAACCAAAAGCAGTGGTTAAGTTGTGGAGTTCTTCCGTTTTTTTTAGTGGCAATAGTCGTATGGATCCTAAAATATAACAACTTAATATAA
- the ilvD gene encoding dihydroxy-acid dehydratase: MISDNVKKGIKRAPNRSLLKACGYTDEELEKPFIGVVNSFTEVVPGHIHLKDLAEAVKKGIYANGGTAFEFNTMAICDGIAMGHEGMKYSLPSREIIADTVESMAKAHGFDGLVLIPSCDKIVPGMIMGAIRTGLPFIVVTGGAMFPGELRGKKYDLISVFEGVGEYFSKKITEEELKEIEDIACPGAGSCAGLFTANTMACLTEAMGLSLPYCATSHATTAEKVRIAKKSGMRIVELVKNNITPDKILTKEAFENAILVDLALGGSTNTTLHIPAIANEIEPRFITLDDFDRLSEEVPHIASLRPGGEHFIIDLHKAGGIPAVLKVLEEKIRKNCLTVSGKTVEEIIKEVKYIDYNVIRPIDKPVHKTAGLRILKGSLAPKGAVVKIGAVDPKMYKFEGTARVFNSEEEAVDAILGGDIEKGDVVVIRYEGPAGGPGMREMLAPTSAICGMGLDDSVALITDGRFSGGSRGPCIGHVSPEAMAGGPIAIVEDGDRIKIDMIGKKLDLCLEEEEIKERLSKWKKPEPKVKKGYLARYAKLVTSADEGAVLR; the protein is encoded by the coding sequence ATGATAAGCGACAATGTAAAAAAAGGGATAAAAAGAGCACCCAATAGAAGTTTATTAAAGGCCTGCGGATATACAGATGAAGAATTAGAAAAACCATTCATTGGGGTTGTTAATAGCTTTACCGAAGTAGTTCCTGGCCATATTCACCTAAAAGATCTCGCAGAGGCAGTAAAAAAGGGAATTTACGCAAATGGAGGAACGGCTTTTGAGTTTAACACAATGGCCATCTGTGATGGAATAGCAATGGGACATGAGGGAATGAAATATTCTCTTCCATCAAGAGAGATCATTGCAGATACAGTAGAGAGTATGGCAAAGGCACACGGATTTGATGGATTAGTTTTAATTCCAAGTTGTGATAAAATAGTTCCCGGAATGATAATGGGAGCTATAAGGACAGGACTTCCCTTTATAGTAGTTACAGGAGGGGCAATGTTTCCAGGAGAACTAAGAGGAAAAAAATACGACTTAATAAGTGTATTTGAAGGAGTTGGAGAATACTTCTCAAAAAAAATTACAGAAGAAGAACTTAAAGAGATTGAAGATATTGCATGCCCTGGAGCAGGTAGTTGTGCAGGACTTTTTACTGCAAACACAATGGCCTGTTTAACAGAAGCCATGGGGTTGTCTCTTCCCTACTGTGCAACCTCGCATGCAACAACCGCTGAAAAAGTTAGAATAGCTAAAAAAAGCGGAATGAGGATAGTGGAATTGGTCAAAAATAACATAACTCCTGATAAGATACTAACAAAAGAGGCATTTGAGAATGCTATTTTGGTAGATTTAGCCCTTGGAGGATCAACCAACACAACCCTCCACATTCCAGCGATAGCTAATGAGATAGAACCAAGATTTATAACTTTGGATGATTTTGATAGGTTATCTGAAGAAGTTCCCCATATTGCCTCTTTAAGACCGGGAGGAGAGCATTTTATAATTGATTTACATAAAGCAGGTGGAATTCCAGCAGTTTTAAAGGTATTGGAAGAGAAGATTAGAAAGAACTGCTTAACAGTTAGCGGAAAGACAGTAGAGGAAATAATTAAAGAGGTTAAATATATTGATTACAATGTAATAAGACCCATAGATAAACCGGTCCATAAAACTGCAGGATTGAGAATATTAAAAGGAAGTTTAGCTCCTAAAGGTGCAGTGGTTAAGATTGGAGCAGTGGATCCAAAAATGTATAAATTTGAAGGAACAGCGAGGGTCTTTAACAGTGAAGAAGAGGCAGTTGATGCGATATTAGGAGGAGATATAGAAAAAGGAGATGTAGTTGTGATAAGATATGAAGGTCCAGCAGGAGGTCCAGGAATGAGAGAGATGTTAGCCCCAACCTCAGCAATATGCGGAATGGGGTTAGATGATTCTGTGGCTTTAATAACAGATGGAAGATTTAGTGGAGGAAGTAGAGGACCTTGTATTGGGCATGTTTCTCCAGAAGCAATGGCTGGAGGGCCGATAGCAATAGTTGAAGATGGGGATCGTATAAAAATAGATATGATAGGTAAGAAATTAGATCTGTGTTTAGAAGAAGAGGAGATAAAAGAGAGATTATCAAAATGGAAAAAACCAGAACCAAAAGTTAAGAAAGGATACTTGGCAAGATACGCTAAGCTGGTTACATCTGCTGATGAAGGGGCAGTTCTGAGATAA
- a CDS encoding preprotein translocase subunit SecD, giving the protein MKIPNLLKDKRILLLIIVVTASILLIAFKGLQFGIDLSGGTIIVLKADKPMNDKEIEATIRIITERLNYNGLNDVIIYPRGNDEIVVEIPKSCDTDRIIKILKQQGVFVAKIDNITAYTGSDVQNVELPQKIPEGNNWAYGVPFELTLDGAKKFAEVAKGKAYHKVYLYMDGKLISAPVLSPDLADGKPHPKQVITVGSYPPTKEEIDEAMAIYSALKSGALPVKLNIEYMSTISPEFGKDFLKGTAIALLLAFIAVGTIISIRYKQPKIAIPILITCISEVIIILGFASLIGWKLDLPSIAGIIAAVGTGVDNQIVITDEALKKGAGKIRASIKRAFFIIFASASTSIAAMLPLFVLGVGMLKGFAITTIAGVLIGIFITRPAFARIIEEMFKKF; this is encoded by the coding sequence ATGAAAATACCGAACCTTCTAAAAGATAAGCGAATTTTACTTTTAATAATAGTTGTCACGGCATCAATACTGCTCATTGCATTTAAAGGTTTGCAATTTGGGATTGATCTGAGCGGAGGAACGATCATAGTTTTAAAGGCCGATAAACCGATGAACGACAAAGAAATCGAGGCAACAATTAGGATTATTACAGAGAGATTAAACTATAATGGATTGAACGATGTTATAATCTATCCAAGAGGGAATGATGAAATTGTAGTAGAAATCCCGAAAAGTTGCGACACAGATCGAATAATTAAAATACTGAAACAACAAGGGGTTTTTGTAGCTAAAATTGATAATATAACTGCCTACACGGGAAGTGATGTTCAAAATGTTGAACTTCCACAGAAGATCCCTGAAGGAAATAACTGGGCATATGGAGTTCCTTTTGAACTTACGTTAGATGGAGCAAAAAAATTTGCAGAAGTAGCAAAAGGAAAAGCATATCATAAAGTTTATCTATACATGGATGGGAAGTTAATCTCCGCTCCTGTCTTATCTCCTGACTTAGCAGATGGAAAACCTCATCCAAAACAGGTTATTACTGTTGGTAGTTATCCTCCAACAAAAGAAGAAATCGACGAGGCCATGGCTATATATTCTGCTTTAAAATCAGGGGCTCTACCAGTAAAATTGAATATTGAATATATGTCAACAATATCTCCAGAGTTCGGTAAGGACTTTTTAAAAGGAACGGCTATTGCTTTACTACTGGCATTTATAGCGGTTGGGACAATTATTAGTATTAGATACAAACAACCAAAGATAGCAATTCCAATTTTAATAACCTGTATCTCAGAGGTTATAATTATACTGGGCTTTGCATCCCTAATTGGTTGGAAGTTGGATCTTCCATCAATTGCAGGGATTATTGCAGCGGTAGGGACTGGTGTTGATAACCAGATAGTTATAACAGATGAAGCGTTGAAAAAAGGTGCTGGAAAGATCAGAGCAAGTATTAAAAGAGCTTTCTTCATTATATTTGCGTCTGCATCAACATCAATCGCAGCAATGCTACCTCTCTTCGTTCTTGGAGTAGGAATGTTGAAAGGGTTTGCAATAACCACAATAGCAGGGGTTTTAATAGGGATCTTTATAACAAGACCTGCATTCGCGAGAATCATTGAAGAGATGTTTAAAAAGTTTTAA
- a CDS encoding MJ1244 family protein, giving the protein MTKRILFKIFVEEKNVGRAINIMTLAGITGFFLHKYRGLSPEHFKHLDIKDLEDVEKVYEVIKNSQSAVVIGTVVKEERAKKIEELLKDKLKNERWTVMKIPILKVKVNRVQ; this is encoded by the coding sequence ATGACAAAACGAATACTATTTAAAATCTTTGTGGAAGAAAAGAACGTCGGAAGAGCCATAAACATAATGACACTTGCAGGAATTACTGGGTTTTTTTTACACAAGTATAGGGGATTATCTCCAGAACATTTTAAACACTTGGATATTAAAGATCTTGAAGACGTAGAAAAGGTCTATGAAGTGATAAAAAATTCCCAGAGTGCGGTGGTTATTGGAACAGTCGTAAAAGAAGAAAGGGCTAAAAAAATTGAAGAGTTATTAAAAGACAAACTTAAAAATGAAAGATGGACAGTTATGAAAATACCAATATTAAAAGTTAAGGTTAATAGAGTTCAATAA
- a CDS encoding SemiSWEET transporter, with product MKFDVTIIGYIAGTLTTFASLPQLIKSIREKDMSNISLVFVITFTTGLTLWLIYGILKNDYPIIVFNILSLMFWIPITYLKIKDELSRSDHKTSRNI from the coding sequence ATGAAATTTGATGTTACGATTATTGGATATATTGCAGGAACATTAACGACGTTTGCATCTCTTCCTCAATTAATAAAGTCAATACGGGAAAAGGATATGAGCAACATTTCTCTGGTTTTTGTTATAACATTCACAACTGGATTAACACTATGGTTAATATATGGAATATTAAAGAATGATTACCCAATAATAGTATTTAACATTTTGTCTTTGATGTTTTGGATTCCAATAACTTATTTAAAAATTAAGGATGAGTTAAGCCGATCTGATCATAAAACATCCAGGAACATTTAA
- a CDS encoding tRNA(Ile)(2)-agmatinylcytidine synthase: MFIGIDDTDSPNKYCTTYIATLLLETLRENGYTLDLPKLIRMNPAVKYKTRGNGGISLRILDNLSSKDKEEIKNITIKLVEKYSDFDCDNTNPGIVFIDEEKYKEHKEELQQYYKKVLYDIVDIDFAERFISKIGGQFIKYKLGRGIIGALGAVSSTPPYTYELLTYRKKEMWGKKRNIDEKSVIEMDKSTFPYTYDNYDYENEKVLITPNTPCPVLYGIRGINKEVLLKAKEMIKGETPEKYTIFKTNQGTDVHLRNMKIKEIYPNTGVIVYGKVIKNPKNIEGGHVLFTISDETGEIGCIAYEPTKRFRDIVRELIIGDYVAVYGTVREYPLEINIEKIKILKLAKKYIKDKKCPNCGGTLKSKGKKLGYKCKKCKIIIPYENIKKIEIERQIKIGFYEVPGSARRHLSKPIQIIDFNLLENDS, encoded by the coding sequence TTGTTTATAGGAATAGATGACACAGACAGCCCAAATAAATACTGCACAACCTATATAGCCACACTACTGCTTGAAACACTGAGAGAAAACGGATACACATTAGATCTTCCAAAATTGATAAGAATGAATCCAGCAGTTAAATATAAAACGCGAGGAAATGGTGGAATCTCACTTAGAATATTGGATAATTTATCATCAAAAGATAAAGAAGAGATTAAAAATATAACAATAAAATTAGTTGAAAAATACTCTGACTTTGATTGCGATAACACAAACCCTGGGATTGTTTTTATAGACGAAGAGAAATATAAAGAACATAAAGAAGAACTGCAACAGTATTACAAAAAAGTTCTATATGATATAGTTGACATTGATTTTGCTGAAAGATTTATTTCAAAAATTGGAGGGCAATTTATAAAATACAAACTTGGAAGAGGAATTATTGGTGCATTAGGGGCTGTTTCTTCAACACCTCCATACACATACGAGTTATTGACTTATAGAAAAAAAGAAATGTGGGGTAAAAAAAGAAATATTGATGAAAAAAGCGTTATAGAGATGGATAAATCTACATTTCCATATACCTACGATAACTATGATTATGAAAACGAAAAAGTGTTAATAACGCCAAATACTCCCTGCCCTGTCCTTTATGGTATAAGAGGGATAAATAAAGAAGTGCTATTAAAAGCAAAAGAAATGATTAAAGGAGAAACCCCGGAAAAATACACAATTTTTAAAACAAATCAAGGGACTGATGTTCATTTAAGGAATATGAAAATTAAAGAGATCTATCCAAATACAGGAGTAATTGTTTATGGAAAAGTTATTAAAAATCCTAAAAATATAGAAGGAGGGCATGTTTTATTTACCATATCTGATGAAACAGGAGAGATCGGCTGTATTGCCTACGAACCTACAAAAAGATTCAGAGATATTGTTAGAGAGTTAATTATTGGGGACTATGTAGCCGTTTATGGAACAGTAAGAGAATATCCCCTTGAAATAAATATTGAGAAAATAAAAATCCTAAAATTGGCAAAAAAATATATTAAAGATAAAAAATGTCCAAATTGCGGAGGAACATTAAAATCAAAAGGGAAAAAACTTGGCTACAAATGTAAAAAATGCAAAATCATAATTCCCTACGAAAACATAAAAAAAATAGAAATTGAACGACAGATAAAAATCGGATTCTACGAAGTTCCAGGGTCTGCAAGAAGACATCTCAGTAAGCCAATTCAGATTATTGACTTCAACCTTTTAGAAAATGATAGTTAA
- a CDS encoding DUF134 domain-containing protein — MGRRGRPKIPRFISEEPKYRVFKPHGVSVSEIEKVVLKVDELEAIRLVDYLDYTQEEASKLMGISRRVLWSLLTEGRKKIADALINGKALVIEGGDYKIRECGFCMRHRFGIKKHCRNWREEL, encoded by the coding sequence ATGGGTAGAAGAGGTAGGCCGAAGATCCCAAGATTTATATCTGAAGAACCAAAGTATAGGGTATTTAAGCCACATGGTGTTTCTGTATCTGAGATCGAGAAGGTAGTTTTAAAAGTTGATGAATTGGAAGCTATCAGATTGGTTGATTATCTTGATTATACTCAGGAGGAGGCATCTAAATTGATGGGAATCTCAAGGAGGGTGTTGTGGAGTTTACTAACTGAGGGTAGAAAAAAAATAGCCGATGCATTAATAAATGGGAAGGCATTAGTTATTGAAGGAGGCGACTATAAGATCAGAGAGTGCGGATTTTGTATGAGGCACAGATTTGGAATAAAAAAACATTGTAGAAATTGGAGGGAAGAGCTATGA
- a CDS encoding 7-carboxy-7-deazaguanine synthase QueE, with protein sequence MIREIFNSIMGEGKYIGRRFIFIRFAGCPLNCLYCDEEHKKHVNLVEQYPSSGKFEKQNLESEEDIIKAVNKLKTPDLFSVSFTGGEPLLYHKEIKEISKILKNLGYRTFLESNGIFPERVFHFDIASIDIKLKDHFKNIGEEEYKKIYKNELKTIKKFYNMGTDVYAKIVITKDSKINDLVEISKDLSDIGDVMLCIQPATPINNIQPPSQKTLFKIMEACGEHLKDNVMLTLQIHKILNIL encoded by the coding sequence ATGATAAGAGAGATATTTAACTCAATAATGGGAGAGGGAAAGTATATTGGAAGAAGATTCATATTTATAAGATTTGCTGGTTGTCCATTAAATTGTTTGTATTGCGATGAAGAACATAAAAAACATGTTAACTTAGTTGAGCAATATCCAAGTAGTGGAAAATTTGAAAAACAGAATCTTGAAAGTGAAGAGGATATTATAAAAGCAGTGAATAAATTAAAAACACCAGATTTGTTTTCGGTCTCGTTTACCGGAGGAGAGCCCCTTTTATATCATAAAGAAATTAAAGAAATATCTAAAATTTTAAAAAATCTTGGATATAGGACATTTTTAGAAAGCAATGGCATATTTCCAGAAAGAGTTTTTCATTTTGACATTGCATCAATTGATATAAAATTAAAGGATCACTTTAAAAACATAGGAGAAGAGGAGTATAAAAAAATATACAAGAATGAGTTAAAAACAATTAAAAAATTTTACAATATGGGAACAGATGTGTATGCAAAAATTGTAATAACAAAAGATAGTAAAATAAATGATTTAGTTGAGATTTCAAAAGATTTAAGTGATATAGGGGATGTGATGTTGTGTATACAACCAGCCACGCCAATAAATAATATACAACCCCCCTCCCAAAAAACTCTATTTAAAATTATGGAGGCATGTGGAGAACATTTAAAAGATAATGTAATGTTAACTTTGCAAATACACAAGATCCTAAACATATTGTAG
- the atwA gene encoding methyl coenzyme M reductase system, component A2, whose amino-acid sequence MMLLEVKNVSKKFGDKVVLKNISFTLNEGETLGILGKSGAGKSVLLHMLRGMDGYEPTEGQIIYHVSYCENCGYVDVPSKAGTPCKKCGSELKKIEVDFWNDKKYTYALKRKIAIMLQRTFALYGEKTVLENILEALHQTGYEGKEAVELALKLIKMVKLEHRITHIARDLSGGEKQRVVLARQIAKEPVIFLADEPTGTLDPQTAKLVHSALKELVIKNKISLILTSHWPEVIAELTEKAIWLDKGEIVMEGTSEEVVNKFMETVKEFKKPETEVEIKEDIIRLENVSKHYCSVERGIIKAVDGVSLNIREMEIFGLVGTSGAGKTTLAKIIAAVLPPSKGKYWFRVGDEWVDMTKPGPMGRGRAKRYIGILFQEYALYPHRTILQNLTEAIGLELPDEFARMKAIHTLVSVGFSEEEAEEILDKYPHELSVGERHRCALAQVLIKEPRVVILDEPTGTMDPITRNIVAESIHKSRIELEQTYVIVSHDMDFVLNVCDRAGLMRNGKLIKVGKPEEIVSLLTEEEKQEMLGQK is encoded by the coding sequence ATGATGTTGTTAGAGGTTAAAAACGTCAGTAAAAAATTTGGAGATAAAGTAGTTTTAAAAAACATATCCTTCACATTAAACGAGGGAGAGACCTTAGGAATATTAGGAAAAAGTGGAGCAGGAAAATCCGTGCTGTTGCATATGTTAAGGGGTATGGATGGCTATGAACCGACAGAAGGGCAGATAATCTACCACGTTTCTTACTGTGAGAACTGCGGTTATGTAGATGTGCCCTCCAAAGCAGGAACTCCATGTAAAAAATGTGGAAGCGAACTTAAAAAAATAGAAGTTGACTTTTGGAATGACAAAAAATACACTTATGCCCTAAAAAGAAAAATTGCGATAATGCTTCAAAGAACCTTCGCTCTCTATGGAGAAAAAACAGTTCTTGAAAATATTTTAGAGGCATTACATCAAACTGGCTATGAAGGAAAAGAAGCTGTCGAATTAGCTCTAAAATTAATAAAAATGGTAAAATTGGAGCACAGAATAACCCACATAGCAAGAGATCTAAGTGGTGGAGAAAAGCAGAGGGTTGTTTTAGCAAGACAAATTGCAAAAGAACCAGTTATATTCTTAGCAGATGAACCAACGGGAACGTTAGATCCTCAAACAGCAAAGTTGGTTCACTCCGCTTTAAAAGAGCTTGTAATAAAAAACAAGATAAGCTTAATTTTAACATCTCACTGGCCGGAGGTTATCGCAGAATTAACAGAGAAGGCAATTTGGTTGGATAAAGGAGAAATTGTAATGGAAGGAACTTCTGAGGAAGTTGTTAACAAATTTATGGAAACAGTAAAAGAATTTAAAAAACCAGAAACAGAAGTTGAAATTAAAGAAGACATTATAAGATTAGAAAATGTATCAAAACACTACTGTTCAGTTGAGAGGGGAATAATAAAAGCGGTTGATGGAGTTAGTTTAAACATTAGAGAGATGGAGATCTTTGGATTAGTTGGAACGAGTGGAGCTGGAAAAACAACATTGGCAAAGATTATCGCTGCCGTATTGCCTCCTTCTAAGGGTAAATATTGGTTTAGAGTTGGAGATGAATGGGTAGATATGACTAAACCTGGACCAATGGGTAGGGGAAGAGCTAAGAGATATATTGGAATATTATTCCAAGAATATGCTCTCTATCCACATAGAACAATATTACAAAATCTAACAGAGGCCATTGGATTAGAACTTCCGGATGAGTTTGCAAGAATGAAAGCAATTCATACGCTTGTTTCGGTAGGATTCAGTGAAGAAGAAGCAGAAGAAATTTTAGATAAATATCCTCACGAGTTAAGTGTTGGAGAGAGACATAGGTGTGCTTTGGCCCAGGTCTTGATAAAAGAGCCGAGAGTTGTTATCTTGGATGAACCAACTGGGACAATGGATCCAATAACAAGAAATATTGTTGCTGAATCCATACATAAATCGAGAATAGAATTAGAACAAACTTATGTAATTGTTTCGCATGATATGGACTTTGTATTGAACGTCTGTGATAGAGCAGGATTGATGAGAAACGGAAAATTAATAAAAGTTGGAAAACCAGAGGAGATCGTTTCGTTATTAACAGAGGAGGAGAAGCAAGAAATGTTAGGACAGAAATAA
- a CDS encoding manganese-dependent inorganic pyrophosphatase produces the protein MKYVVGHKSPDTDSIASAIVLAYFLDCYPARLGDVNPETEFVLRKFGVMEPELITSAKGKEIILVDHSEKSQGLDDLEEGKLIAIIDHHKVGLTTTEPILYYAKPVGSTATVIAELYFKDAIDLIGGKKKTLGADLAGLLLSAIISDTVLFKSPTTTELDKEMAKKLAEIAGISNIEEFGMEILKAKSIVGKLKPEEIINMDFKNFDFNGKKVGIGQVEVIDVSEVESKKEDIYKLLEEKLKNEGYDLIVFLITDIMKEGSEALVVGNKEMFEKAFNVKVEGNSVFLEGVMSRKKQVVPPLERAYNG, from the coding sequence ATGAAATATGTTGTAGGGCATAAAAGCCCAGATACTGACAGTATTGCCTCAGCTATTGTTTTAGCATACTTCTTAGATTGCTATCCTGCAAGATTGGGGGATGTAAATCCAGAAACAGAGTTTGTTTTGAGAAAATTTGGAGTTATGGAGCCAGAACTGATAACCTCAGCTAAGGGTAAAGAAATAATTTTAGTTGATCACTCAGAAAAGAGTCAAGGGCTTGATGATTTAGAAGAAGGGAAGTTAATAGCTATTATAGACCATCACAAAGTTGGTTTAACAACAACTGAGCCAATTTTATACTATGCTAAGCCAGTTGGTTCAACAGCAACAGTTATAGCTGAACTCTACTTTAAAGATGCTATCGATTTAATTGGAGGAAAGAAGAAAACATTAGGAGCAGATTTAGCCGGCTTATTATTAAGTGCAATTATATCAGATACTGTTTTATTCAAATCACCAACAACAACTGAATTAGATAAAGAGATGGCTAAAAAGTTAGCTGAAATTGCTGGAATAAGCAATATAGAAGAGTTTGGAATGGAAATTTTAAAGGCAAAGTCAATTGTTGGTAAGTTGAAACCAGAAGAAATTATTAATATGGACTTCAAGAACTTTGATTTCAATGGAAAGAAAGTTGGAATTGGGCAAGTTGAAGTTATAGATGTTAGTGAAGTTGAGAGTAAAAAAGAAGATATTTACAAATTATTGGAAGAGAAATTGAAGAATGAGGGATATGATTTGATTGTGTTTTTGATAACCGATATTATGAAAGAGGGTAGTGAGGCATTGGTTGTTGGTAATAAGGAGATGTTTGAAAAGGCCTTTAACGTCAAAGTTGAAGGAAACAGTGTTTTCTTAGAAGGAGTTATGTCAAGGAAGAAGCAGGTTGTTCCTCCATTGGAGAGGGCTTATAATGGCTAA
- a CDS encoding MJ1244 family protein produces the protein MKVLLYLFVESENVGKAINALSEGGITGFFLYDYKGMSPQDWQGFLLDEDPEMAIKAVSDLAQNAVLIGTVVDENNLMEIEKIIDEKLSDCKYTIIEIPIEGIIVNMP, from the coding sequence ATGAAGGTTCTCCTATATCTCTTTGTTGAGAGCGAAAATGTTGGAAAGGCAATAAACGCTTTATCAGAAGGAGGAATTACGGGATTTTTCTTATATGATTATAAAGGGATGTCCCCACAGGATTGGCAGGGATTTCTTTTAGATGAAGATCCAGAAATGGCAATTAAAGCGGTTAGTGATTTAGCACAAAATGCAGTTTTAATCGGAACTGTTGTAGATGAAAACAACCTTATGGAGATAGAAAAAATTATTGATGAAAAACTTTCTGACTGTAAATATACAATAATCGAGATTCCAATAGAAGGGATCATAGTAAACATGCCATAA
- a CDS encoding PIN domain-containing protein, translated as MEKTIYDTNKIIEAYKNNEELNGYTTIFSIVEFPKALKLGLKIIYPSKEDYSLAIKLSNKLLKIGKPIPAVDILVSAIAINRKMKLITKDNHFSNVKEIFNEFDVIIEG; from the coding sequence ATGGAAAAGACAATCTATGATACAAACAAGATCATAGAGGCCTATAAAAATAATGAAGAACTAAACGGATATACTACAATTTTTAGTATTGTTGAATTTCCAAAGGCATTAAAACTTGGCTTAAAAATTATATATCCATCAAAAGAAGATTATTCCTTAGCTATAAAACTTTCAAACAAACTTTTAAAAATTGGGAAGCCAATTCCAGCAGTTGATATTCTTGTTTCAGCAATTGCAATAAATAGAAAAATGAAACTTATAACAAAAGATAATCATTTTTCAAATGTAAAAGAGATTTTTAATGAATTTGATGTTATAATTGAGGGATGA